Genomic window (Toxotes jaculatrix isolate fToxJac2 chromosome 10, fToxJac2.pri, whole genome shotgun sequence):
ctctgtgttgtAGGTATCAGATAGTGGTAGAGATTATTCATGCCACCACCATCAGCAGCCTGCCTCAGCTCAAGAAACAGAAAGgtacagaaacactgcatttgcaaaacgacaaaaaaaaaaatccattactTAAAACCTTGGACAATGTGGGTATTTAAGCATAGTGGTGTcagccaaaaacaaatttaaatccATCTGTAGCTTAACAGCTGGCTGATCTGCTGTAAGGAAGCATGAAAACTGTGACTACAGCAGTTGTAGAACTCTCCACTTTTCTTGTTGCAGCAACAACCCTTGTAGGGAGCTGGGTGGTCTGCTCTGACTTCACATTTGATCTGTGTCAATCATTGGCTATGTATCCTGTAGGCACTGAGTCCACCTTAATGTCAAAGTAGGTTAAAGACCAATAACTGACAATGAAAGCTGAACCTGAGGGTCATGGTTCAGAGCTGCTTGCAGGCTCTGTCAGGCTTTACTAAGGTACTTAGACTGTGGTTTTAGTGAAATGCTAATGTAAGAATGTTCTAACTGTTTTTAACATGCTCATTATGACAGTGTTATGATTCTGATGATAGAGACCATGAATGTCTCAACAAATTAAACAGCAATTTAATTACCAAATGTTTTCAAGATGTTTCAGTTAAAGATAGaaatgtcaacctgctggtggcactaTAGGAAGAGTTaggagatcaccaaagtcagtaggattcagcCTCTGGAAAACATGAATATCCATATAACATTTAGTTGCAATCCATCAGTTGGTCAACTGACGAAAAACATGACATTGTGCCTTACAATGACCTGAGAGGGAAAATCGGTTGTCTTACTTAGATGTATTAATAGAGGCAGGATAGTTAAATCCATGTCATCACCTGTGGCCACACTTTTCTTGTTTATTGTTCATAAATTATAATTTATGGTACTAATTTCTTTGCTTACTTTATTGGGTTTACGTTCATTTACAAAACCCTGTAGTTATTTTGCTCAGTTATACAAGTTATTCTTTTAAGTATTGTTATGGTTTATTACTGCCTTAATACAGTGAGCTTAATTTGACACCATATCCAAATTAACCATATTGTTTAAAGTGCCTAAGTGTAACACAAGGTTAGCAATGTTCAGTGGCTCCACACCAGGTAATTGTGTTACTGTGTATTATTGTGTGACCCAAGCTGGCTCAAGCTTTCTGTCCAtcacctcttccctctctcttagAGCGAAAAGGTAAAGAGTCAGCAGCCATGAAGGCAGACCTGCTGAGGGCCAGAGATATGAAACGATACATCAATCAGCTGACAGTTGCTAAGAAACAATGTGAGAAACGGATCCGCCTACTTGGGGGACCAAACTATGAAAACAGTGAAGAAGGAGGGGCTGATGACAGCGATGAGCCTCAAAGTCAGAAGGTAAGATTCTTACAGTGTGGATTGtgatacatgtgtgtgtttggtcttAACTTGGAAAAGAGTTAACTTGAGATGCCAAATGAttgaagatttatttattttttttagaatattCTGTCCAGTATTGAAAGTTTTAAAGAACTGATGTAGACTTAGCAAACCTTGCAccattttctgactttttttttttaaataaatgaataaatatttgtatttaaagaGCAAAGCATTAACATGACTTTGGTTGAATGTTTAAAGCATGTGTCATTTAGtgtatgttttgtctttctctctttctccccacaTCCAGATTCTCCAGTTTGATGACATCTTGTGTAATGCAGGTTACAGGGAGCATTTCAGAGTTTACATGGAACGAGTTGATAAAAGAGCTCTGATTAGCTTCTGGGAACTGGTGGAAACACTAAAAACTGCCAACAAGGTGAACACTGCTACTGCTTTACGGTTATTAGAAGAAAAGTACCGTTATGAGAGACATATTTTTCTGCTACAGAGGTAGTGTGGTGTACCTGTGCTAGGCCTGGTTGTTGTTTTCACAGTATGTAAAACTTTGGTACTTGAACACACATTGTTCCAGCAGTTGTTATTCACTATTGTCGTCTTTGCACTATTGCCAGTGAAGTGGATATTTCTGTACTGTGATATCAGGGGCATATTCATGCATCGGAAGAAGTGCATGGGCAGGTGGTAATTTGTTTGTTAATATGTGTTTGACAGAGTGAGGTGCCTCAAATCGTTGGGGAAATCTACCAGAAGTTCTTTGTTGAGAGCAGAGAGATTCCAGTGGAAAAGTTTCTTCTCAAGGAGATTCAACAGAGTCTGGTGGGGAACAGAGGAACACAAGTCTTTGTAAGACTACAGGATCAGGTAACTGCTGCGTTTATTACCAATTAACTAACTCTATCTCTAGCTATAGTGGATTACAGCAAATGTCTTCCTCAGAAATGTCAGAAGAACTTGTGGAAAAGCAGGAACTAAAACAAAAGAGAGTTGTATACATATGTTTCACAGATGTTCAACAATGGCAGTAAACCATTTCTGTAACTCTCATACTTCTTCTAGGTTGCTGAGACGATGAGAGAACGTTATTACCCCTCCTTCCTGGTTTCTGACCTCTACGAGAGGCTGATCAGACGAGACGAGCagcacagccaatcacagtgcagtacagaagaaaaagatgaagggGTCAGAAGCACATTCACAAATAGATTTGTTATATTTCTGTAGGTTTGTATACATCTGCAATCATGTCTTTATTGTCACTCCCCTGTGTGTAGTGCCAGGGTctagatggaggagaggaagtgtgtgATGAAGGCAGTAAAGGAATCAATGAGCAGGCCAGCTATGCTGCTACTAAACTCCGCCAACTCTACGACAAGCTCGAGTACAAGCGGCAGGCCCTGGGCTCGATCCAGAATGCACCAAAGCCAGACAAAAAGGTAGAATTCACTCCAAAAGCTCACAGCAGGTTGCattgaacacacaaacataatatCAAAAAAATAGTGAATTTGCCCATATACCTGCTCTCATACATGTGCaatctgtgtttttgcttttgaacCTGGGTAACATAAAAGAATATCTTCAACAAATCTTTGATGAGGTTTAGAAGGATCATTTGAACTGAAAGCCGTTTTACATTGTCATTTAACTTAATGCCATTTCTCCATTTAACTATGACCTGCATGTTGGTTAAAATTTGCAGATAGTGAGCAAACTAAAGGAAGAGATTGGAGCCATGGAGATAGAACACAGTGAACTCCAGCAACATATCACCAGGACAGACTGGTGGTGTGAAAATCTGGGGCAGTGGAGGGCTACTATTACTACTGCTGAGGTAACATTCAAACATTTAAGATGCAGAAGTGTACAGCGATGTGTTTGACCTTATTAATATCAAAGCATGGTGTTCCTCCCAGTCCGCATGGATCAACTATTCAAACAAAACCTATTCTTTTATAGAGATGAAATTGGGTTATCATGCATCTGAGACAGTAAAGTTAGTGTGCCACACACTAGTTGGTTACCGTTGAAGTAATTCATTTTCTCATTGTCATGTGACCTGCTAACTAAAGTCAAAAAAGCAAACGTGTGCGTGAGTGCTGAAATGAGTAAACCAGCATGAGCAAATGTTAAATAGACTATCGTGTAACTGGAAAGTCTCAAGATCTTACTCTAGTCCATGTgttgtgaaaaaagaaaagctaaataGATAAATATAATTTTGATACCACCAAGCTTTAATGTTGTTACATCAGATGTAGCTGGCACTATGTaggtgtgtatttatttatggttGTTGTCAGTAGATCTGGTGTGTGAAACTATTAGTAATTGTGTAGTcacttcttgtgtgtgtgtgtgtgtgtgtgtgtgtgtgtatttcaggcTACAGAGGAGGGTGGTGAGACTGTAGCCAGTTACAGTGTGTGCGTTAGCCTggtggaaggagaggagacagcCAACAGTCGCTGGAGTGTCCAGAGGAAACTCACTGAATTCCAGATGCTGCACCGCAAACTCACTGAGGTAACACAAAACCTGCACCTGTATGGAAACTCCCTGTATGGTTCACAGTCTCTACTGATTTGATGATGGATTTATTGCAGATTACACACCATACAAAGTAGACATTGGCGTCGGTTTGAAGCATTTCCAGTCCCCCTCTGTGATTAAATGATTTCACTAACATTAGTTGGTTTACAGTAAAAACTGTAAGCATGTTTTGGCAGTAATGTGGTATGATTACTGTGAAATAACATTtcaactgtttctttttctcagtgttttccaTCATTGAAGAAATTCCAGTTACCATCACTAAGTAAACTTCCCTTCAAATCCATTGACCAGAAGTTTCTAGACAAGAGCAAAACTCAGCTCAATGTCTTTCTGCAGGTAAAAacatgcagctgcagtgtgttaCAGTTGACTACTGTACAGCTAATGTGTCAAGAGGATTATTTTGGTGTTTCTAGTGcctttttcactgtttgaatAGTTAGATTTACTTCTTTTTTACAAGTAAACCCTTGTTTAACTTGAACATAAAGCAACACTCATTTAAATACATGCACGTTTTAACTGACACTTTCAACTGTTTATCTTTTACTATGAGGTGTTTATTCTAACCATTTCTCCATTACTTTCAGCTGTTTCCACAACCTATCTGTAACTTATACCAAAGTATGTTACCCTTTGGCTATTTCACAGTTACTGTACAAGACTGAAGAACTGTGCTCACACTGCCTCCTTGTGGTTTATAACAGCTAAACAATCCTGATGATGACtccagctctctgtgtgtgtgtttgtagcgtCTGCTGACAGATGAGCGATTGTGCCAGTCAGAGGCTCTCTATGCGTTCCTCAGCCCGTCCCCAGAGCATCTCAAGGTGACCAACTTCTCATACATGCGTTTCAAATGAGAAAGGACTACTAACATATTATTGCCATAATGTTAAACATTCAAACGGGTATAATTTAAAGAAcgttttctttcctcctcaaAGTTCCTGCATGTGATTTGTTGTCATGTTCTAATTATTTAgaatttttatttaacttatATTTATTACATTGATCATCTCAATCTCGGCATTAAGATGGatgttgtttgttctttcaggATAATTTTTCATAGCTGAGGTTTAAAAATTCCTTTGagtgattaattgattaattgagtGAGTGACTAAAGATACCTGCATGTAAAGCGGCAGCTTAGGGAAAATATGATATATGGACACAATCATTGTCTTGTTTATTGATGAAATTTAATGATTTGTTCCCTTGCAAACTCTCTTGACTAAAACCTCTTCTACAGCATTAGACCAACAGATACACCATCCTGAATGGAGTTTTTATTGTTACTTGAGGCTGAAATTATGAACCTGTGAGCTTAGTGGTAATGAGTCACACCATATATAAACCACTGATAATCTTTTATTGTGTGGGTAACTTGGTGTATTGTAGATTTAGGCTGTATTTGCCATCTGAGCTTTGGTGTGGTTCCATCCTGTATGTAGTATATGATGATATCATGTTCAATGTTTACAGGTGATGTCAATCCAGAAGAAATCGTCTTTCTCTCTGGCCTCCTTCCTGGAGAAGCTACCTGGAGACTTCTTCTCCCATACTGAGGTACACAGTGAAGCAGCACTACAGTGTAGACAGTCCTTGCACTCTAACCCTCCTGTGTGCTCATCTGgattgtgtgtgctgtgtgtgattgTTGTCTACAGGAGGAGGCTGACGATGACAGTGATCTGTCAGACTATGGGGATGAGACAGATGGGAGGAAAGACGCACTGGCTGAACCTTGCTTCATGCTCATAGGAGAGATCTTTGAACTCAGAGGAAGTGAGTGTTTTTATATACAATATACTAATAAAGTAGAACATGAAAGGCCTGTTTGAAGAGATGGTAATGTAGCTATGAGGTTACACCTTTACTGTTATTTTAGGTGCAGTTAGCTAGATCCTGTATCATGAATTCTGAACTGAGTggatttatctgtctgtctgtgtgtgtgtcttcctgctCAGTGTTTAAGTGGGTGAGGAAAACTCTAATTGCACTAGTCCAGGTGACATTTGGACGAACTATCAACAAGTAAGTAGTATCAAGTTATGTTTCAATTAACTGTCACTTTTTCATGCAAATGAAGGTGTAACAAATaacaacacacaacatacaacaactAACACATAATTTGTGTGAACTCATTTGAATGCAACCTGTTCAgcgtaataataataataataataataaataataattgttGTTGTGGTAATGTTACTGCAGGCAGGTGATTTTTCAAAGGAAACAGAGCCCACCAGTGCTCGAGATTGCAACTATGTGAACACTTGTACTTCATTGTACATTTTCTTGAGATCACATGTGGGGCTAACATCGTCTGTGCTTTATTTTAGACAGATCCGGGACACAGTAAACTGGATCTTCTGTGAGCAGATGTTGGTGTGTTACATCAATGTGTTCAGGGACACCTTCTGGCCCAATGGGATGTTGGCACCACATGTGAAGGTCCGAACTGACTCTGAACGCAATGAAACTAAAGAGCGGGCTCAACAGAAACTACTTGACAATATCCCAGGTATGAACATGACTATAAACGTGATTTTAAACTTTAGAGTACCTGGATCTAATACAGGGATACATTGTATGAGGATCAAAGACATCCACTACCACATAccactttaaaaaacacatgaaatgtgaaatgatgtTCTGACCTCTTTACTTTATATAATCTTTTCTATCAGATGCACTAGCAAATTTAGTTGGCCAGCAGAACGCCCGCTATGGAATCATCAAGATCTTCAATGCCCTGCAGGAGGCTAGTGCCAACAAACATCTTCTCTACGTAAGAGCAATACAAATACAATTCAATATATTAACTACTGTCATtgtcataaaaacagatttcataGATTTCATTTCACAATATGTAATTGCAGCTGAAAACTTGAAATTATGTTTCTACTGTCTGTTAGGTCTTGATGGAAATGTTACTCAAGGAACTGTGTCCTGAACTCAGCGCAGAGGTGGACAACATCTgaacgcacacatacacttcGCACACACGGTCTGGAAGAAACCAAGGCTCTGCTGGTTCATTTTTTAGGCCTTTCTGTAGCTGACCAATCATAAACTGCCAAGCTACACAGTAAGATGGCCTTTTGGTTAAACCTCAGACATAAGGCAGCTGTGTTAGTCAGAGCTGATACACATGCTGATTCTGTTGGTAGAACTTTgctgtgaaatgatgaaaagcTGGGCCGATACCAGGCTGAAAGGGACTGATCTCTGACTTTGTTGTGGTACACGTCTAAATTTGTCTGAACGGGGAGAAACCACATGGACTCTGATTTCTTCCTATTTAGACACCGGTCTAACTAGACAGATCACATTTGTACCAAAAAAGCCCACATTCACTGAAGAACAAATGGTATTTTTGACATTATGTGACCCacatctgcagttttttttcttatttcagtaGCACTGAAACATCAGATCTGTACCACAACAAATTAATCTTTCGTTCCTGTGTAAATTGTGATGGTCGATAAAGTACAAGGCAGATTAACAGTTTGCGAAAGTAAACAACTTGATTGTTTGGTTATCAGTTTCTAGAGCTGATAATCTACCAACCTTGATTAAATGCAGCAAATCAAGGCCGTCGAAGTTCAGATTCTCTGTTGCTCTCTAAAGGCAACAAGTGTGTGTCATTGCCCACGGACCTCTGAACATTCCTCCTACACACAACCTGAGCAACAACACTTGTGTTTTGTGATTCTTGTTAAGGCTTATAATTGTGCAATATAATGTCATGTAAAAGTCATtgtgatgattttatttatgattattattgatagattttatttttaccaaaAATTGTTTAGAGAGCGTTTATATAAGCAATAAATTGCAAACAAAAAGTTGATGTGGCcttattttttcttaaaatgatCAAAGACTAAAAAATGATCCATAGctacataaatataaaactacTGAAACAGACTGAATTACTGAAACCGCTGAATCAATGTCCTGAAGCaggaaacagaaatcaaaaataTGATCAGctgtatttaaatttaaaatgcatttactATATCTCACTGTAATCTGAGGATATGTGAAAAGAGactatttatttacttattttgcaTTAAACTAGAtctattttaaatattaaaggaATGAACCTATAAAGAACTGTATGAAAATTTTTGGGAGACTTTTACAAGTATCAcatggatgaatgaataaaatttaaataaggATGAGAAAAAGTAAACAACCTTGCCCCTAGTAAGACAAAAGTACATACCATAATTGTGCACATTTAAAGAAATatcaataaaatattataattGCATTAGAAAATGAGTAAAATCAGCACCAGCGAAGACAGCACTGCTTTTATAGCCATTAACCTATTTTCTGCGACATTCGTATATCATGGGGTGAACTtagtttttcagtttaaattaatctaaaacaaacaaatactacTTGCAGATAGGGCTACCGACTAAATGGATAAAAATGACTAATCCATGACCCAGTTCTTTAAACTGCTCCTGAAAGAGGCTGGGGCTTCACTGTGCTCTTCCCACAAACAACATAGTGGTGCAACTGCAAAGGTTTTAACCGCGTTTTCCTTGGACATGAAGGCAACATGTGTTCCCCAATGGATGGGTTGAGTCTTAACAGGGAGTGGGCGTGAGCAACATTTCGTCACGTCTCGGTAACAAGCGACGCTACACCTCTGAGCGGCGATTTGTCAACGTAAAGAGATTATAaggaaacagacaggaagtgaaggactttgccttcaaaataagacaATAAAATAATTCACATTTGGGAAAAGCACAGTCTATGGGGAAAAGACAAACCTGtacaaaacatttctcatttgaTCCCAGGAACAATGTCCGTTGGTTTGtgataattttattgtttttacagtcATCTAAACTGACACATCACTATATCTGTGATAGTGAAAAATTATAACCGTACTGTAAAGAGTAGCAACTCATCACATATTTATTGCACTATGAAATACCTTTGGTTTTGTAACAATATAGAAATTCATATTACATCAAGCCCATTCAATTTCAGAGATACATCAAAATATTTAGAATTTTATTAACAGTATAAACAGCTGAAGTATAAATTAACAAGGGTGATGGTTGTAGCTGTATGTTTTCTCAcatgaggttttattttgatactTCGAACCGGAAgtactgtgaaactgtgaaacgTTTGTTTGTGGTCCTAAACTGAGAGGCACCGCCAACATTTGCTATCTAGCAAACATTGACTTCTTCAGCTGTCGCCAGATTGAAACTCCGCTCAATGGTTGGTTTTGTTTCATGGTAACGACGGTAAAACCCCTATTTACATCTGATAGCTAATGCTAGTTGGGCGAGGGGCAGGTCATTAGCAAAGGTTAGCTTTACGAGTTTTTGTGCCGTTCTCATTGGCTACACTTTGGGTTTACCTTTTCTTTAACAAAGCTAACAGGGTAGCTAACGTAACCTGTCGGTTACTCCTAACTAACTCAACAGGGATATTCCATGCTACGCGTTAATCTTATTATCAGTTGTCATACTAATAATAGTGGCATTGGTATCATGATAGCCGCCAAGTTAACGGAGCAACGGTATCAGTAAAGAAAGTGACGCTATCATGTTCATGGTGGTTGCCTGACAACGGAAAATTAAAGAGATAGTATCATGACCAGGACGGTAATGATACTATCTCTTTAATTTGAAATAATGTTTCCAGAAAAAAAGTACCATAGTATGTTGAGCCGACTGACATGTATCCGACCCTATGCATTAATATTGCATTGTTATCAGATGAATAGGGTCATATTAGCGCCTCTGGTGCATAAGGCCAATGTTTCTGCCTTCGAGgtttaaatacataaaaatttAAGGACATCTGGGGCAGAGTTGAAAGTCTCAAAACTGACGTTTCATTATCTCGACCGATAACCATTGAGGAGAAATAGCACCCCGGTATGAAATGGATAGCATGTTTTCATTACAGCTTGCAGGTGATCGAACTGATTAGCACCCATTAAACCAGAGAGGTGGAACTAATTATTGAGAACACCCGCTGTGGTCTTTGGTTGGGATTAAAACCTGTATACATTCGGCCACAGCTGAGCACCCTTCCACGCAGCTGGTTGATTAGGCTTATTAAATAATGGGCCTCATATTCTCTGAGTAAGAATATCAATATTGCGCCTTGGAAGCTTCTTAACATTTACACCGTGTTAAATCAATCTCTCTTTGCAGCAGTGATGGATGTAATGAGACATGACATGTTGTGTCCTCAGCTGGGTTGTGTAAGTCTGCCAAGCGGAGATGGATGATGAGCTGGAGAACTTCATCAGGGAGCGGAAAGCAAGAGTGGCTGAGGATAAAGCCAATCTGGAACAAGACCCTCCTTACATGGAAATAAAGGTGGGTTTAAATTATGGTTGTTAAGTTATAGGCTATGAACTGGTTCATTTCTTGCAGACATGTATTTTGATAGACTTTAGTATGTATGACTTTATATTGAAGCCTGTGAGGTGCATCCAATAACATTTATCCTCcccaaacactgaaacagtaCAAAAACCATAAAATGTACACTAGACATACAACAATGCTTATCTTTCCTTcactttttccttctttattttctttctcccaccTTTGTATCAGCCTTTGAGTCATTTAAATCTAGGCAAAATGTATGTGGCCGTTTGTTCTGTATGGATACCCATGTGGTGTACCTGCCTGTGTGTCGGGAGGGGGTACAGTTGTCTCTGTTTTGATGGTGTGATTGTTGTGCTTATATTCAGCTGCattcaataataaataaaacatgataaaataCCCAAAATGGCATTTAGTGTTAGAATTCACAGTTTTGTGGATGTCTTTTTCTGGGGGACAAAAGCTGACATCctacaaatgttttaaattgtaACTGATTAAAATAGTGTTTGTCCCCTTTCAGtatttgtttggaaatgtaAGATAATTCTGGGATGATTCTTTTGCAGCGGTGCTATTGTATACAACCCTTAATGTGCAATGTTCCTCTATTTTTGACTGACAGGCAAAACCCCACAGAGCCTATGGGTCTACTGTTAAGGAGAACATCCCTCCCAAATCTATTGCACAAGGGAAAGGTATATGAGTACATGACCACAGATCGCTCCTTTTATTCTTATGGTAATTTACAGGATGCTGTTGTAA
Coding sequences:
- the snx25 gene encoding sorting nexin-25, producing the protein MPTPSTTTTPLAGESSSTGGDEGPMSATSTSSVGSSFRFIPAFCLGVVAAVVFQLAWGGLTLTSFFLKLFIYVSFALLCFLAGSFVLLVRKSPLKVSSFDRNARQSAAWLDFFNKLMARFLVPVQEPNQSRRVVVSHNVDKALKEVFDYSYRDYILSWYIPLSRDEGQLYSMLSEDWWQMIGQLRSRLADIDLVNVVCYDSIRILHTHFTDLKTASARPEECARPFPLHPCLVSPDSELAFLRCVARILLLCLLPQKDAKSHTLRCCLTEVITTKVLKPLVEVLSDPDSINRMLLSQLEQREQQAEQQKKAYTYAASYEDFIKLISTSTDVNFLKQLRYQIVVEIIHATTISSLPQLKKQKERKGKESAAMKADLLRARDMKRYINQLTVAKKQCEKRIRLLGGPNYENSEEGGADDSDEPQSQKILQFDDILCNAGYREHFRVYMERVDKRALISFWELVETLKTANKSEVPQIVGEIYQKFFVESREIPVEKFLLKEIQQSLVGNRGTQVFVRLQDQVAETMRERYYPSFLVSDLYERLIRRDEQHSQSQCSTEEKDEGCQGLDGGEEVCDEGSKGINEQASYAATKLRQLYDKLEYKRQALGSIQNAPKPDKKIVSKLKEEIGAMEIEHSELQQHITRTDWWCENLGQWRATITTAEATEEGGETVASYSVCVSLVEGEETANSRWSVQRKLTEFQMLHRKLTECFPSLKKFQLPSLSKLPFKSIDQKFLDKSKTQLNVFLQRLLTDERLCQSEALYAFLSPSPEHLKVMSIQKKSSFSLASFLEKLPGDFFSHTEEEADDDSDLSDYGDETDGRKDALAEPCFMLIGEIFELRGMFKWVRKTLIALVQVTFGRTINKQIRDTVNWIFCEQMLVCYINVFRDTFWPNGMLAPHVKVRTDSERNETKERAQQKLLDNIPDALANLVGQQNARYGIIKIFNALQEASANKHLLYVLMEMLLKELCPELSAEVDNI